In the genome of Mycobacteriales bacterium, the window CCTGCGGCTGCTGTACGACACCGCCCGCCGCGGCACCGCGAACTCGCGGGTGAACTTTTTGCATCCGACGGACGCCGGGGGCGTCCTGGTCGAGTTGGTGCAGCCCGCGGACCCGTCCTCCCACTGACTGGGCAGACGGCCGGGATGTAGACCGAACGCCGGGATGCCCGACCCCGGCGGCGGATGGGACGATGGGACGCATGGACCGCCGCGAGCAGCCGACCGAGCTCCTGCCCCTGCTGGAGGGGGCCACGACCTTCGACATCGTGCTGCGCGGGTACGACCGCCACCAGGTCCACGAACATGTGGAGCGTCTGGAGGCGGACCTGCGCATCGCCGTCGCCGAGCGGGACACCGTCGCCGCCCGGTTGACCGAGCTGGCCGGCCAGCTGGCCGCCGCTCACAACGAGATCGACGCACTGCACGCCCGACTCGGCCAGGTGCACACCGGGGAGCCGTCGCTGGACGACGTGAGCGACCGGATCAAGGGCATGCTGCAGCTCGCCCAGCAGGAGGCCGTGGAGATCCGCAGGAAGGCCGAGCGGGACTCGGTCGAGCTGCAGGAGCGGTTCCACAAGCTGAACAGCGAGGTCGAGACCAAGCTGACCTCGGCCGACCGCAGCTCGGCCGAGACATTGTCCTCGGCCGAGCAGAAGGCCGCCGCGGCGCTCGGCGACGCCCAGGAGCGGGCGGCCCGGCTGGTCGCCGAGGCCGAGACCGCGGCGGCCGGCATGGTGTCCGAGGCCGAGCAGCGCGCCGCCCGGCTGACCTCGGAGGCCGACGCGCACTCGGCCGAGGTGCACTCGTCGGTGGCGACGCTGGACGGCGAGGCCGAGGAACGGCGCCGGCAGGCCGACGAGGAGGCCGAGTCGAAGCGGACGCAGGCCAGCGAGGACTTCGAGATCACCTTGCGCAATCGGCGGTCCCGCGAGGTCGCGGCCGACGAGCAGCGCCGGGCCGACCTGGCCCGGGAGCTGGCGGAGCAGAAGAAGGCCACGGCCAAGGCGGCGCAGGACCGGATCGACGCGGCCGAGGCCGAGGCCGACCGGCTGGTCGCCGAGGCCCAGGCCCGGGCGCGGGAGCTGGCGACGGTCCGGACGACCGTGCTCGGCCAGCTGTCCGCGGTCCGCGGCATCCTCGACCAGGTCCCGGCCGCGGCCGCGGCCTCGCTGGAGGAGTGGCCGGGCCGGGACTGACCCGGCCCCGGGAACCACCGGCGGGGGCGCCTGTCCAGCGTCCCGGCCCGGCCGTACGCTGCCCGCGTCGGGTGTGAGGGAGGCGTACGGCGGTGAGCGAGGACGGCCCCGAAGAGGGTGCCCGGCAGGCGGCGGAAGCGGCGGAGCGCGCCGCCACCGCGGCCGACCACGCCGCACACCACGGTGCCGTCGCGGCCGAGACGGCCGAAGGCGCCCGCGACGCGGCCGACCGGGCCCGCTCCGACGCGGCGAACCACCGCGACGGCGCCGAGGCCGCCGCCGAGACCGCCACCGACGCCCGCGAAGCGACCGACGAGGCCCGCGCCGAGGCCGCCGGCCACCAGGCTCTGGCCGCGGACGCGCAGAAGGCGGCCGACAGTGCCCGGGGGGAGGCCGCGGAGCATCGGGACGGGGCCGCGGACGCGGCCGAGACGGCGGAGATGGCGCGCGATCAGGCGACCGTGGCGAGGGACGGCGCGGAGCGGGCGAGCGAGACCGCCGAGCTGGCCCGCGCCCGGGCCAGCGCCGTCGCCGAGGCCGAGGCCGTGCAGGGGATCTCGGACCTGCCCGCGGGCGACCCCGTCCTCGACCCGGAGGTCCGGGCCGAGGAGGCCGGGGTCGACGCGGCCAACCCGCTCGGACGCCCCGGCCTGCCGCTGAACCGCCGCTCCCCGTTCCGGATCGGCTTCGCCGGCGCGCTCGGCGTCGGCGCCGCGTACCTGCTCTACCAGGCGATCGTCAGCGCCAAGTCCGTCCTCGTGCTGGTCATCGTGGCCGCGTTCCTGGCCATCGGACTCAACCCGGTGGTGTCCCGGCTGGAGCGCACCGGGATGCGCCGGGGCATGGCCGTCGGCATCGTCTTCCTCGGCGTGGTCGCGTTCTTCGTCCTGTTCGGGTACGCGGTGCTGCCGCCGGTCGTGACCCAGATCGCCAACTTCGTCGAGGCGCTGCCCGGCTACATCCGCGACCTCGGCGACAACCCGACGATCAAGGACCTGGACGGCCGGTTCGGGATCATCAACCGGGCCCAGACCTACGTCACCGGCGACCTCGGCCCGCAGATCGCGGCGAACGCGCTGACCGTCACCCAGCGGGTCGCCGGCCTGGTCCTCAAGGGCCTGACGATCCTGATCCTGACGCTCTACTTCCTCTCGTCGTTCAACTCGATCAAGCAGACGGCGTACCGGCTGGTGCCGCGGACCCGGCGGGCCCGGGTCAGCCTGATCGGGGACGAGATCCTCAGCCGCGTCGGCGGGTACGTCGCCGGTGCCGTCGTGGTCGCCCTGATCGCCGGGGTCTCGTCGCTGGTCTGGGTGAGCGCGCTGGGCATCCCGTACCCGCTGGCGCTGGCCCTGATCGTCACGTTCACCGACATCATCCCGCTGATCGGCGCGACGATCGGCGCGGTCGTCGTGACCGCGGTGGCGTTCTTCGTCTCGCTGCCGGTGGGGATCGCGACCGGCATCTTCTTCCTGGTCTACCAGCAGGTGGAGAACTACCTGGTCTACCCCCGGGTGATGAGCCGGTCGGTGGACGTGAACCCGGCGGCCGCCATCGTGGGGGCGCTGATCGGCGGTACTCTGCTCGGGTTCGTGGGGGCGCTGCTGGCGGTGCCGGCAACGGCGGCGATACAGCTGATCCTGCGGGAGGTCCTGGTCCCACGCCAGGACGCACAGTAACCACTGTTTGCAGGCAGGATGGGTGGCATGTCCGAACGCACCGACTTGGGCTACCTCAACGACCTCAGCGTCGACCACGGCTTCGACGTGGCCTTGCGCGGCTACGACCGGCGGCAGGTGGACGACTACCTGGCCGGGCTGGAGAGCCAGCTGGCGACGCTGCGGCACGAGCGCGAGTCGGCCGGCGACCGGGTCGGGATGCTCGAGCAGCGGCTGGAGGAGCTGCAGATCGAGCTGCAGACGGCGCAGCGACAGGTCGCCGAGTTCGAGCCGTCGTACGCGGGACTCGGGGCGCGGGTGGAGAACATCCTCCGGCTGGCCGAGGAAGAGGCGATGAGCCTGCGGGCCGAGGCCGGCACGCACGGCGACCGCGTCCGGGCCAAGGCCGAGGAGGACGCCAAGCGGGTCCGCGCCGACGGCGACCGGGAGGCCCGCGACATCGTCGGCGCGGCCGAGCGGGAGGCCGGCCAGCGCCGGGCCGCCGCCCTGGCCGAGGTCGAGTCGCTACGCAGCGAGGCCGGCAAGGACGCATCCGCGGTCCGGGCCGAGGCCGCCAGCGAGCTGGAGGAGGCCCGGGCCAAGGCGGCCCAGGCCGCGAAGGACTTCGAGACCACGCTGTCGCGCCGGCGGGACCAGGCCGAGCAGGAGCTCTCGGCCCGGCTGGCCGAGGTCGAGCGCCGGCTGACCGAGACCAGCGACGCCGCCGAGTCGGTCAAGCGGGACGCGGACGCGCACCGGGCCGAGAGCGAGCGGCGCGCCGCGCAGATCCTCGAGGCCGCCCGGCGCGAGTCCGAGACGCTGGTCACCGAGGCGACCGCGAAGGCGAGCCGGCAGCGGGGCGAGGTCGAGCGGGAGCTGGGCACGCTGGTCCGGCGCCGCGACAGCGTGCAGGCACAGCTGCAGAACGTGCGGGAGATGCTGGCCACGATGACCGGCGCCAGCGTCGGCCCGGGCGAGGACGACGCCCCCGCCCAGACCGAAGAAAGCTAGCCCCGGGCCGGGCTGCGGACTGCAGCCGGCCGGACTGCCGAGTGCAGCCGGCCGGACTGCACTGCGGCCGGCCGGACTGCCGCCTGCGGCCGGCCGCCGGGCCGCGACCGGAGTCGCTCGGGGTCAGGCTGCCGGCGCGCTCGTGCGGGGAACGATCTCGTCGAGCTCGGCGAGATCGTCCTCGGCCGGCTCCCACTCCCCCGCGGCCGCGTTGGCCCGGACCTGGTCCGGGGACGTGGCCCCGGCGATCACCGACGCCACCGCCGGCTGCGCCGCCAGCCCGCCGATCGCGACGTCCAGCATCGACAGCCCACGCCGGTCCGCGTACGCCCGGAGCCCCTCGATCGCGTCCCAGGGCGCGTTCTCGTGCAGCTCGCGGCGGCGGTCGCCGAGCCGGGTCCCGGCCGCCGGCTCCTCGTCCCGCGAGTACTTGCCGGTGAGCAGCCCGTTGGCCAGCGGGTAGAACGGCAGCAGCCCCACCCCGTACGCCTCGCAGGCCGGCACCAGCTCGGCCTCGGCCGTCCGGTCCAGCAGGCTGTACGAGTTCTGCGCGCTGACGAACCGCTCCCCGGCCGCCACGTGGTCGGCCTGGGCGACCTGCCAGCCGGCGAAGTTGGACGAGCCGAGGTAGCGGACCTTGCCCGCGGTCACCAGCTCGTCCAGCGCGGCCAGGGT includes:
- a CDS encoding aldo/keto reductase; this encodes MRYRPLGHSGLVVSVVGLGCNNLGRTIDAPATRKTLDAALDAGVTLLDVADVYGGHSGQSEEILGEVLGTDREQFVLATKFGGSMRGANGPDWGALGSRRYIRTAVEASLRRLRTDHIDLYQYHKPDGLTPIEETLAALDELVTAGKVRYLGSSNFAGWQVAQADHVAAGERFVSAQNSYSLLDRTAEAELVPACEAYGVGLLPFYPLANGLLTGKYSRDEEPAAGTRLGDRRRELHENAPWDAIEGLRAYADRRGLSMLDVAIGGLAAQPAVASVIAGATSPDQVRANAAAGEWEPAEDDLAELDEIVPRTSAPAA
- a CDS encoding AI-2E family transporter, yielding MSEDGPEEGARQAAEAAERAATAADHAAHHGAVAAETAEGARDAADRARSDAANHRDGAEAAAETATDAREATDEARAEAAGHQALAADAQKAADSARGEAAEHRDGAADAAETAEMARDQATVARDGAERASETAELARARASAVAEAEAVQGISDLPAGDPVLDPEVRAEEAGVDAANPLGRPGLPLNRRSPFRIGFAGALGVGAAYLLYQAIVSAKSVLVLVIVAAFLAIGLNPVVSRLERTGMRRGMAVGIVFLGVVAFFVLFGYAVLPPVVTQIANFVEALPGYIRDLGDNPTIKDLDGRFGIINRAQTYVTGDLGPQIAANALTVTQRVAGLVLKGLTILILTLYFLSSFNSIKQTAYRLVPRTRRARVSLIGDEILSRVGGYVAGAVVVALIAGVSSLVWVSALGIPYPLALALIVTFTDIIPLIGATIGAVVVTAVAFFVSLPVGIATGIFFLVYQQVENYLVYPRVMSRSVDVNPAAAIVGALIGGTLLGFVGALLAVPATAAIQLILREVLVPRQDAQ